A single region of the Triticum dicoccoides isolate Atlit2015 ecotype Zavitan chromosome 2B, WEW_v2.0, whole genome shotgun sequence genome encodes:
- the LOC119368405 gene encoding BTB/POZ and MATH domain-containing protein 2-like, translating to MAKNSTAIANHGHSLSETSSRCFTESLTATHNFEVACYSLLAGMGVGKYISSCIFSVGGHDWTIRFYPDGNNAECAGNASAFLYCSSQPKGVRTKFTLNMLEKEGKVLVTSFGSLEHTFSSPIDDFGFSKFVEKSRLLKSSSDATGGYFTIRCVLTVIKEPRTELKRNLFVVPRPNLQDHFQQMWKDGQGADVKFSVSGQLFSAHRYLLAARSPVFKAELFGPMTEKATESITIDDIEPPIFEALLHFIYTDSILDDWDSTEGKTANMQHLLVAADRYRLDRLRVICEGRLRDSIDLETVATTLVLAEQHHCRDLKEACIGFMTSQNRLGDIMATDGFKHLMASCPLLMKDILDKVSCVLNG from the coding sequence ATGGCAAAAAACTCCACCGCTATCGCTAACCATGGCCACAGCCTATCAGAGACCTCGTCCAGATGCTTCACGGAGAGCTTAACTGCCACCCACAATTTCGAGGTAGCCTGTTACTCGCTGCTCGCCGGCATGGGTGTTGGCAAATACATCAGCTCATGCATCTTCAGCGTTGGTGGCCACGATTGGACTATCAGGTTCTACCCAGATGGCAATAATGCCGAGTGTGCCGGTAATGCTTCAGCGTTTTTGTATTGTTCCAGCCAACCGAAAGGTGTCAGGACCAAGTTCACCTTGAACATGTTGGAAAAGGAGGGCAAAGTCCTAGTAACAAGCTTCGGCTCGTTGGAGCATACCTTCTCTTCGCCAATTGATGATTTTGGCTTTTCTAAATTCGTCGAGAAATCGAGGCTGCTGAAATCATCGTCGGATGCCACAGGTGGTTACTTCACCATACGTTGTGTTCTTACCGTGATAAAAGAACCGCGAACAGAACTCAAGAGGAACCTTTTCGTGGTTCCGCGGCCAAATCTGCAAGACCATTTCCAGCAGATGTGGAAGGATGGACAAGGAGCAGATGTGAAATTCAGTGTATCTGGGCAGTTGTTCAGTGCCCACAGATACTTGTTAGCTGCACGGTCTCCGGTCTTCAAGGCGGAGCTCTTTGGTCCAATGACTGAGAAGGCAACAGAAAGCATCACGATTGACGACATCGAGCCACCAATCTTCGAGGCGCTTCTTCACTTTATATACACAGATTCTATACTAGATGATTGGGACAGCACAGAAGGTAAAACTGCAAACATGCAGCATTTGCTGGTTGCGGCAGATCGATACAGGTTGGACAGGCTAAGAGTTATCTGCGAAGGAAGGCTGCGTGACAGCATCGACCTGGAAACGGTCGCAACCACGTTGGTTCTGGCAGAGCAGCACCACTGTAGAGATCTCAAAGAAGCTTGCATTGGGTTCATGACCTCACAAAACAGGCTAGGAGATATCATGGCAACGGATGGATTCAAGCATCTGATGGCAAGCTGCCCTTTGCTCATGAAGGATATTTTAGATAAGGTATCCTGTGTCTTGAACGGCTAG
- the LOC119361190 gene encoding BTB/POZ and MATH domain-containing protein 1-like, whose product MGNRSSSSANPGESQSETASRCLTESFTGTHDFEIIKYSLLVGMGVGKFVSSSTFCVGGYNWNIRLYPDGVTKDYAGKGSVFLHHLCSPDSKGVRTKFTLSVLEKHGQVTKALVDHIFPRAHTSDGFGYTKFFENSKLKSVPDLYYGSFTIRCVLTIIKECRTELKTNLAAAPPSNLQEHLRHMHVDGDGADVTFSVRGQLFNAHRCLLAARSPVFKAELFGPMKENSTRCIEIDNIEPQVFESLLHFIYTDCMMDRYEEGKTENLQHLLVAADLYGVDRLRVMCEGKLCDSIDLKTVTTTLTLAEQHNCRVLKKACIEFLASGKTLEAVKKTDSDVFKHLEASCPHLMQEILFARVPCM is encoded by the exons ATGGGCAATAGATCGTCTTCCTCAGCGAATCCTGGAGAGTCTCAGTCCGAGACGGCGTCGAGATGCCTCACGGAGAGCTTCACGGGGACCCACGATTTTGAGATTATCAAGTACTCGCTGCTTGTTGGCATGGGCGTCGGCAAGTTCGTCAGCTCGAGCACATTCTGCGTCGGTGGCTACAACTGGAATATCAGGCTCTATCCGGACGGAGTCACGAAAGACTACGCCGGCAAAGGGTCAGTGTTTTTACACCATCTCTGCTCACCGGATTCAAAGGGTGTGAGGACAAAGTTCACATTAAGCGTTCTGGAGAAACACGGCCAAGTAACCAAGGCTCTAGTCGACCACATCTTTCCTCGAGCTCATACTAGTGACGGTTTCGGCTACACCAAATTCTTCGAGAATTCAAAGCTGAAATCAGTGCCGGACCTCTACTATGGCTCATTTACCATAAGGTGCGTACTCACCATCATAAAAGAATGTCGCACAGAGCTTAAGACGAACCTTGCTGCGGCTCCACCGTCGAATCTGCAAGAGCATCTCCGGCACATGCATGTGGATGGAGATGGTGCAGATGTGACAT TTAGTGTTCGCGGCCAATTGTTCAATGCCCACAGATGTTTGTTGGCTGCACGGTCTCCGGTTTTCAAGGCAGAGCTCTTTGGTCCGATGAAAGAAAACTCAACTCGGTGCATCGAGATTGACAACATTGAGCCACAAGTATTCGAGTCGCTTCTTCACTTTATATACACAGATTGCATGATGGATCGTTATGAAGAAGGCAAAACTGAAAATCTACAACACCTACTAGTTGCGGCGGATCTATATGGAGTGGACAGGTTGAGGGTTATGTGTGAAGGTAAATTGTGTGATAGCATCGACTTGAAAACAGTCACGACAACGCTAACTTTAGCAGAGCAACATAACTGCAGGGTTCTCAAAAAAGCTTGTATTGAGTTTCTAGCCTCAGGGAAGACACTTGAAGCTGTGAAGAAAACAGATTCAGATGTATTCAAACATCTGGAGGCAAGCTGTCCTCATCTCATGCAGGAGATTTTATTCGCCAGGGTGCCTTGCATGTGA
- the LOC119361191 gene encoding BTB/POZ and MATH domain-containing protein 3-like — protein MDVWRRLTNREAPRQADTSSRCVAESASVSHDFVLVNYSQISDLSPNEAVTSGHFTVGGHDWFISFYPGGWSTTRYSQRETEGPGYAAASVCLRREATTVMIVKARITIGLVDRHGTMANRRTPDTDHFCAADISPTFPGFVRRSKLTSRRYLVDDCLTIRCVVTVINPRTEGTTAAPAAAALLPEMLGHLQCMLEDGKGADVTIEVGGRAFRAHRCVLAARSPVFDAELFGSMKRKDVERVEVHDMEPAVFELLLRFIYTDSLPGDDEGCGVAMTQHLLVAADRYGVNKLKQACDMKLRRSLDVQNVATTLALAEQHQCPLLRDACLKFMSSSPNVLADVLKTDGFRHLTASITS, from the coding sequence ATGGATGTGTGGCGTCGTCTAACCAACAGGGAAGCTCCCAGACAAGCGGACACGTCGTCGAGATGCGTGGCAGAGAGCGCGTCCGTGTCGCACGACTTCGTGCTGGTAAACTACTCGCAGATCAGTGACCTCAGTCCGAACGAGGCCGTGACCTCCGGTCACTTCACCGTCGGCGGCCACGATTGGTTTATCAGCTTTTACCCTGGTGGGTGGTCGACCACGAGGTATAGTCAACGTGAAACGGAGGGCCCGGGCTACGCAGCGGCGTCTGTATGTCTCCGTCGTGAAGCAACCACAGTCATGATTGTGAAGGCAAGGATCACCATAGGACTCGTGGACCGCCACGGGACGATGGCAAACAGGAGGACGCCGGACACAGACCACTTCTGCGCTGCGGACATTAGCCCGACGTTTCCAGGATTTGTGCGCAGATCCAAGCTTACATCGCGGCGGTACCTCGTCGACGACTGCCTCACAATCAGGTGCGTCGTCACCGTCATCAATCCTCGTACGGAAGGCACCACGGCCGCCCCGGCAGCCGCCGCTCTGCTGCCGGAGATGCTAGGCCACCTCCAGTGCATGCTCGAAGACGGCAAGGGCGCGGATGTGACGATCGAGGTCGGCGGCCGGGCGTTCCGTGCACACCGGTGCGTGCTTGCCGCGCGGTCGCCGGTCTTCGACGCGGAGCTCTTCGGCTCGATGAAGCGCAAGGACGTGGAGCGCGTCGAGGTACACGACATGGAGCCGGCGGTCTTCGAGCTGCTCCTGCGCTTCATCTACACGGACTCGCTGCCAGGCGACGACGAGGGCTGCGGCGTCGCGATGACGCAGCACCTGCTGGTGGCCGCGGATCGGTACGGGGTGAACAAGCTCAAGCAGGCGTGCGACATGAAGCTGCGCAGAAGCTTGGACGTGCAGAACGTGGCGACGACGTTGGCCCTGGCGGAGCAGCACCAGTGCCCGCTGCTGAGGGACGCGTGCTTGAAATTTATGTCGTCGTCCCCGAATGTGCTGGCAGACGTCTTGAAGACCGACGGATTCAGACATCTCACGGCCAGCATCACATCCTAG